A stretch of Vigna angularis cultivar LongXiaoDou No.4 chromosome 4, ASM1680809v1, whole genome shotgun sequence DNA encodes these proteins:
- the LOC108330711 gene encoding 2-oxoisovalerate dehydrogenase subunit alpha 2, mitochondrial isoform X2 yields the protein MIMGSRSWVIILCSKEVAVKMYTDMVTLRSMDTIFYEAQRQGRISFYVTAIGEEAINIASAAALAMNDVVFPQYREAGVLLWRGFTLQEFANQLFSNKYDNGKGRQMPAHYGSKKHNYFTIASTIATQISHAVGAAYSLKMDKKDACAVTYFGDGGSSEGDFHAALNFAAVTEAPVIFICRNNGWAISTPISDQFRSDGVVVKGQSYGVRSIRVDGNDALAIYSAVQAARQMSITEERPILIEALTYRVGHHSTSDDSTKYRPASEIEWWRVARDPVARFRKWLENNGWWNDLAESELINNLRQQLLHTIQVAESVEKPPLEEAFRDVYDVPPSNLREQEQWLKEIVKEQPQEYPANISV from the exons ATGATAATGGGCAGCCGCTCGTGGGTCATaattttgtgcag CAAGGAAGTTGCTGTGAAGATGTACACTGACATGGTTACTCTCCGATCTATGGATACTATCTTCTATGAAGCACAAAGACAAGGTAGAATATCGTTTTATGTGACGGCAATTGGAGAGGAGGCTATTAATATTGCTTCAGCTGCAGCTCTTGCCATGAACGATGTTGTTTTCCCTCAG TATAGGGAAGCTGGAGTCTTGTTATGGCGTGGTTTTACTCTGCAAGAATTTGCAAACCagttattttctaataaatatgataatggGAAAGGAAGGCAGATGCCAGCACATTATGGGTCCAAAAAGCACAATTACTTTACAATAGCATCAACTATTGC TACACAAATTTCTCATGCTGTTGGCGCTGCTTATTCCTTAAAGATGGATAAAAAGGATGCATGTGCTGTTACTTACTTTGGTGATGGTGGATCTAGTGAG GGAGATTTCCATGCTGCTTTAAATTTTGCAGCGGTTACGGAGGCCCCGGTTATTTTTATATGCCGGAACAATGGATGGGCTATTAGTACCCCGATTTCAGATCAGTTTCGaa GTGATGGTGTAGTCGTGAAAGGACAATCATATGGAGTCCGTAGCATCCGAGTAGATGGCAATGATGCCCTGGCCATCTATAGTGCTGTTCAAGCTGCTCGTCAAATGTCAATCACTGAAGAGAGACCGATCCTAATAGAA GCTCTTACGTACAGAGTGGGACACCATAGCACATCAGATGACTCCACCAAGTATCGTCCAGCAAGTGAGATTGAATGGTGGAGAGTGGCACGGGATCCTGTGGCTAGATTTAGAAAGTGGCTTGAAAATAATGGTTGGTGGAATGATCTGGCAGAGTCAGAGCTTATAAACAATTTGAGACAACAG CTTCTGCATACAATTCAAGTTGCAGAGAGTGTAGAGAAACCTCCACTTGAAGAAGCTTTTCGTGATGTTTATGATGTTCCTCCATCCAATCTCCGTGAGCAGGAGCAATGGCTGAAGGAGATTGTAAAAGAACAACCACAAGAGTATCCAGCAAATATTTCTGTGTAG